A genome region from Lactobacillus sp. ESL0791 includes the following:
- the rplO gene encoding 50S ribosomal protein L15, giving the protein MKLHELHAAEGSRSIRKRVGRGTSSGYGKTSGRGQKGQLSRQGGHTRLGFEGGQMPLFRTMPKRGFKNINRKEYSIINLDDLNKFKDGSEVTVANLKENGLVKKDLSGVKLLASGELKVKVNVKVNKVSAAAKKAVEAAGGTVEVI; this is encoded by the coding sequence ATGAAGCTTCATGAATTACATGCTGCTGAAGGTTCACGTTCGATTAGGAAACGCGTTGGTCGGGGAACTTCAAGTGGTTATGGAAAAACTTCTGGCCGTGGACAAAAGGGACAATTGTCTCGTCAAGGCGGTCACACCCGTTTGGGATTTGAAGGTGGGCAAATGCCGCTTTTCAGAACTATGCCTAAGCGTGGGTTTAAGAACATTAACCGTAAGGAATATTCAATTATCAATTTAGATGACCTTAACAAGTTTAAAGACGGCAGTGAAGTAACTGTTGCTAATCTGAAAGAAAACGGTCTGGTAAAGAAAGATTTATCAGGTGTTAAATTACTTGCTAGTGGTGAACTAAAAGTCAAAGTAAACGTAAAGGTTAATAAAGTTTCCGCAGCTGCAAAGAAAGCAGTTGAAGCCGCTGGCGGAACTGTTGAGGTGATCTAA
- the rplR gene encoding 50S ribosomal protein L18: MISKPDKNKLRLKRHKRIRSRISGTAERPRLSIFRSNKNIYAQLVDDVAGVTLASASTLDKSISEDDTKVDQAKAVGKAIAEAAKAKNISTVVFDRSGYLYHGRISALADAARENGLDF, encoded by the coding sequence GTGATTTCAAAACCAGATAAAAACAAATTACGCTTAAAGCGTCACAAACGTATTCGTAGTCGTATTTCTGGTACTGCTGAGCGCCCACGCTTAAGTATTTTTCGTTCTAACAAAAACATCTACGCGCAATTAGTTGATGACGTAGCGGGTGTAACGCTAGCAAGTGCCTCAACTTTGGATAAGTCCATTTCTGAGGATGATACCAAAGTAGATCAAGCTAAGGCTGTTGGTAAAGCAATCGCTGAAGCAGCAAAAGCTAAGAATATTTCAACTGTTGTATTTGATAGAAGTGGTTATTTATACCACGGCCGTATTTCAGCTTTGGCAGATGCCGCTCGCGAAAACGGATTAGATTTCTAG
- a CDS encoding type Z 30S ribosomal protein S14, protein MAKTSQKIRNHRPAKFSSREYTRCERCGRPHSVYRKFGLCRICLKDLAHKGQIPGLKKASW, encoded by the coding sequence ATGGCTAAGACATCACAAAAAATTAGAAATCATCGTCCTGCTAAGTTCTCTTCACGTGAATATACACGCTGTGAGAGATGTGGACGCCCACACTCTGTGTACCGTAAATTCGGTTTATGCCGTATCTGCTTGAAAGATTTGGCACACAAGGGTCAAATTCCTGGTCTTAAAAAGGCTAGTTGGTAG
- the rplF gene encoding 50S ribosomal protein L6, which translates to MSRIGLKTIVVPDSVTVTKKGDDITVKGPKGELTRYFDPIITFSQKDNEINFSRSNENDKPLHGTERANLASMIEGVVNGYKKTLKLVGVGYRAQAQGDKITLNVGYSHPVILTAPKGVTVKTTSATDIEVEGISKQNVGQFAAEIRDIRPPEPYKGKGIRYTNEYVRRKEGKTGK; encoded by the coding sequence ATGAGCCGTATCGGTTTAAAGACAATTGTGGTTCCTGACAGTGTCACAGTTACCAAAAAAGGTGACGACATTACTGTCAAGGGTCCAAAGGGTGAGTTAACTAGATATTTCGACCCGATCATTACTTTTTCACAAAAAGACAATGAAATTAACTTTTCACGTTCAAATGAAAATGATAAACCACTTCATGGTACTGAAAGAGCAAATTTAGCATCAATGATCGAAGGAGTAGTTAACGGATATAAGAAAACTTTGAAGTTAGTCGGTGTTGGTTACCGTGCACAAGCACAGGGCGACAAGATAACTTTGAATGTTGGGTACTCACATCCTGTTATTTTAACTGCACCAAAAGGTGTTACAGTTAAAACAACTTCTGCTACAGATATTGAAGTAGAAGGTATTTCAAAACAAAATGTTGGTCAATTTGCAGCTGAAATCCGCGACATACGTCCACCAGAGCCATATAAGGGCAAGGGTATTCGTTACACAAACGAATACGTACGTCGTAAGGAAGGTAAGACTGGTAAATAG
- the rpsH gene encoding 30S ribosomal protein S8: MVMTDPIADYLTRIRNANTAKHDSVEVPASNIKKSISEILKREGFIRDYEVTDDNKQGIIKIFLKYGPNGERVISGLKRISKPGLRNYVNSENLPKVLNGLGIAIVSTSAGVITDKEARQKGVGGEVVAYVW, from the coding sequence ATGGTCATGACAGATCCGATTGCAGATTACTTGACTAGAATTAGAAATGCCAACACGGCAAAACATGATTCTGTTGAGGTACCTGCATCAAATATTAAAAAATCTATTTCAGAAATTTTGAAACGCGAAGGCTTTATCCGTGATTATGAAGTTACTGATGACAATAAGCAGGGCATTATCAAAATTTTCTTGAAGTACGGTCCAAACGGCGAGCGTGTCATTTCAGGATTAAAGAGAATTTCTAAGCCTGGTCTTAGAAACTACGTTAATTCTGAAAACTTACCTAAAGTTCTTAACGGCTTGGGTATTGCCATCGTTTCTACTTCTGCCGGTGTAATTACTGACAAGGAAGCTAGACAAAAAGGCGTTGGCGGCGAAGTTGTCGCTTATGTTTGGTAA
- the rpsE gene encoding 30S ribosomal protein S5, which produces MANRNDSRNNRKNKDDIEDQLVAINRVTKVVKGGQRMRFAALVVVGDKKGRVGFGTGKAQEVPEAIRKAVENGKKHMINVPKVGTTIPHEVIGHYGSGSILFKPAPAGSGVAAGGAVRIVMDMAGITDVTSKSLGSNTPINVVRATMDGLKRLRTSEEVEKLRHATSLD; this is translated from the coding sequence ATGGCAAACCGCAACGATTCTCGCAATAATCGTAAGAATAAAGACGATATCGAAGATCAGTTAGTAGCAATCAACCGCGTTACTAAAGTTGTAAAAGGTGGACAGCGGATGAGATTTGCTGCCCTAGTAGTTGTTGGCGACAAAAAGGGTCGTGTAGGCTTTGGTACTGGTAAAGCTCAAGAAGTTCCAGAAGCAATCCGTAAGGCCGTTGAAAATGGCAAGAAGCATATGATCAACGTTCCTAAGGTCGGCACAACCATTCCGCACGAAGTAATTGGTCACTATGGTTCAGGTAGTATTTTATTTAAACCGGCTCCTGCAGGTTCTGGTGTTGCCGCCGGTGGTGCCGTTCGTATCGTTATGGATATGGCCGGAATTACTGACGTGACTTCAAAATCACTTGGTTCAAACACACCAATTAATGTTGTTCGTGCCACAATGGACGGCCTGAAGCGGCTTAGAACCAGTGAGGAAGTTGAAAAACTGCGTCACGCAACGAGTTTAGATTAG
- the rpmD gene encoding 50S ribosomal protein L30: MTDLKVTLIRSVAHRLPNQKKVVKALGLGRVSSTAVLPDNAATRGALMKIAHLISVEEINK; encoded by the coding sequence ATGACTGATTTAAAAGTTACTTTAATTAGAAGTGTTGCGCACCGTCTGCCTAACCAGAAAAAAGTTGTAAAGGCTCTTGGTTTAGGCCGAGTAAGTAGTACTGCTGTTTTACCAGACAATGCAGCTACTCGTGGTGCATTAATGAAAATTGCTCACTTGATCTCTGTTGAAGAGATTAATAAATAA